The window AGGGCCCGTCCCAGGCTCGTCTTCCCGGCCGCGGCCGGTCCATCGATCGCGATCTGCATCAACCCACCTCCTGTTCCTCGCATCCCACCTCAGTCGGCGCGCATACCTCTATCCGCGCTTCCGGGAGGGCGTGTCTGAGGTACTCCCCCGCCGCCCGCGCCCGGTCCGGATCGGCGAACGCGGCGAAGAACGTCGCCCCGCTCCCACTCATTCCCCAGTAATCCCCCCCGGCGCTCGCCGTCGCCGCGCGGTAGGGGACAAGATCAGGATAGAGAGAGAGGGCCGCTTCCTCAAGGTCGTTCTCCCCAAGCCGTGGTGGGGAGCTCTTCCCCCCCGGATGAATCTCATCGTAGCGGCGGTAGACCGCGGCGGTGTCACAGTGGATCGGGGGAATGACGAGGAGGAATGCACCCTCCGCGCCGGGAGGAATGAAGGTCAGCCGCTCCCCTTTCCCCTGCATTCGCACCCTCCCCCCGCGCAGGAACAGCGGAACATCCGCTCCGATCGCCGCGGCGAGCTCGGCCAGACGATCGGACCGGAGGCGGGGCGGAATAAGGCGGTCAAGGAGGACGAGGACGCAGGCGGCGTCGCTCGATCCGCCTCCGAGTCCGGCCCCGGTCGGGATGTTCTTCTCCACGGTGATTCTCACTCCGACCTTCGCTCGCTTCTCCGCCAGGATCGCCTGCGCCGCGCGATACACCAAGTCCTCGCGCGGCGGAAACGGGCTTTCCACCCGCAACCCGGTCCCGCCCTGCACAAACGAAATCCGGTCCGCAAGCTCGATCGTCTGGACGATGGAGTCGAGTTCGTGAAACCCATCCGGGCGGCGCGGCCCGACCCGGAGGGAGAGGTTCAGCTTGGCATAAGCGCGGGCTGAGATCATCGGCAGGAGTACGCTACCCTTCCGGCGTGGAGCACGAGCTTCACCGGATTGTGGCCGAAGAAATACGGGAGCTGCCGGTAGTTGTCGAGCTCGACCAGAACGATGTCCGCCGATTTTCCCTCTTCGAGCGATCCAACCTCATCGGCGAGCTCAAGGGCAGCGGCGGCGTTCAGGGTGGCGGCGGTGATCGCCTCCTCGACCGTCATCTTCATCCGCATTACTGCCAGACCGATCACCATCGGCATCGACGGGATCAGGCACGTCCCCGGGTTGAAGTCCGTCCCCAGGGCGACGGGGAGTCCGAGCTCGATCATCCGCCGTGCCGGGGCATAGTCAGTCCCCAGGGTGAACGCCGTCCCGGGGAGGAGGACCGGAATCACTCCGGCGTCCCGCATCCGGACCATCCCGGACTCCGTAGTTCGCAGGAGATGGTCGGCCGAGGTGGCGGATAGTTCAGCAGCGAGAGCTGCTCCGCCGCTGTCGGCGAGCTCGTCGGCGTGGAGTTTGAGGCGGAGACCGGCCCCGCGCGCGGCGCGGAGGATCGTACGCGCCTCGGGAACGGTGTAGAACCCGACGTCGCAAAAGACATCACAGAACTGGGCGAGGCGCCGGCGCCGAACGGTGGGGATCATCTCGGTAATGATCGAGGAGATGTAGTCATCGCGGCGGACGTCGGGAGGGAAGGCGTGAGCTCCGAGGAAGGTGGGGACGATCCGCATCGGGAGGCTCTTCCGGGCGCGTCGCACCGCGAGGAGAAGCCGCACCTCACTCTCCGGGGTCAGGCCGTAACCGCTCTTCACCTCGGCGGTCGTCGTCCCCCAAGCGAGCATCCGCCGCAGGTAGATGCGCGTGTTCCGGGCCAGATCCTCCTCGGAAGCGGCACGCACCGCCTTCGCCGTCTCCAGGATCCCACCCCCGTCGTACCGGGCCCCGCGGGCGCGGGCGAGGAACTCGTCCTCGCGCGTCCCGGCGAACACGGCATGGGTATGGGGATCGACGAACCCGGGGAGGGCGAGCTTCCCCCGTGCGTCGATCGTCTCCTCGACCCCGGTTCTGGGTAGAGCACGCCCGATTCTGGAGATCCTCCCGTCCTCGATCAGGATCTCCACCCCGTCCCGTACGTACAGGGCATTCATCCGCTCTCCCCCGACCGGGCCGCGACCACGGGGGGTGGCGAGTTGTCCGATTCCCGTGATAAGGGTGCGCATACGACTCCAGTATAGTGACCAAAACCGGGCTTTACAACGATTTTTCTTCCCGGTATACTCCGCCCGGTGATAGGATGATCGAACTGGACGGAGAAAACCTCGCGCTGGAGGATGCAGCCCGCGTTGTGTTCGCCGGAGAGCCGGTGCGGATGGGAGAGAGGGCACGGGCGCAGGTAGCCCGATCGGCAGCGCGGGTGGAGGAGATCGTCACCGCCGGAGTACCAGTATACGGGATCAACACCGGGTTCGGCGCCCTGAGCACCGAGTCGATCCCCGGTGATCATCTGCGGGAACTCCAGAGGAACATCATCCTGTCTCATTCCGTCGGGGTGGGAGACCCACTCCCAGAGCCCGCGGTGCGGGCGATGATCCTGTTCCGGATCAACTCCTTCCTCAAGGGCGCCTCCGGGATCAGGCCGGAGCCGATCGAGTACCTGATCGACCTGCTGAACGCTGGAATCCACCCGGTGGTCCCGGCCCAGGGGTCGGTCGGATCGTCCGGCGATCTCGCCCCCCTTGCCCACCTCGCGGCGGTCCTGATCGGAGAGGGGGAAGCGACGAGCGATGGGAGCAGGTTCTCGGGCAGAGAGGCCCTGCGCCGGATCGGGAGGAGACCGCTCGAGCTCGGGCCGAAGGAGGGGCTGGCGCTGCTCAACGGGACGCAGTACATGACCGGCGTTGGATTCCTCGTTCATCACCAGGGGACGAGGCTCCTCAACGCAGCGGTCGGAGCGGCCGCCCTGTCCCTCGAGGGCCTGCGCGGGTTCTCCGCCCCGTTCGATCCCCGCCTGCACGCCGCCCGCCCCCATCCCGGCCAGGTGAGGATCGCCGGACTGATCCGGGAACTGACCGCGGGAAGCGCACTTCTCGATTCCTCTGGCGGGGACGTACAGGATGCCTATTCCCTCCGCTGCATCCCCCAGGTCCTCGGCCCGGCATGGGAGGCGCTCCAGTATCTGCGGTCCAAACTCGAGATCGAAATAAACTCCGCCACC is drawn from Candidatus Bipolaricaulota bacterium and contains these coding sequences:
- a CDS encoding imidazolonepropionase, whose amino-acid sequence is MRTLITGIGQLATPRGRGPVGGERMNALYVRDGVEILIEDGRISRIGRALPRTGVEETIDARGKLALPGFVDPHTHAVFAGTREDEFLARARGARYDGGGILETAKAVRAASEEDLARNTRIYLRRMLAWGTTTAEVKSGYGLTPESEVRLLLAVRRARKSLPMRIVPTFLGAHAFPPDVRRDDYISSIITEMIPTVRRRRLAQFCDVFCDVGFYTVPEARTILRAARGAGLRLKLHADELADSGGAALAAELSATSADHLLRTTESGMVRMRDAGVIPVLLPGTAFTLGTDYAPARRMIELGLPVALGTDFNPGTCLIPSMPMVIGLAVMRMKMTVEEAITAATLNAAAALELADEVGSLEEGKSADIVLVELDNYRQLPYFFGHNPVKLVLHAGRVAYSCR
- the ispE gene encoding 4-(cytidine 5'-diphospho)-2-C-methyl-D-erythritol kinase → MISARAYAKLNLSLRVGPRRPDGFHELDSIVQTIELADRISFVQGGTGLRVESPFPPREDLVYRAAQAILAEKRAKVGVRITVEKNIPTGAGLGGGSSDAACVLVLLDRLIPPRLRSDRLAELAAAIGADVPLFLRGGRVRMQGKGERLTFIPPGAEGAFLLVIPPIHCDTAAVYRRYDEIHPGGKSSPPRLGENDLEEAALSLYPDLVPYRAATASAGGDYWGMSGSGATFFAAFADPDRARAAGEYLRHALPEARIEVCAPTEVGCEEQEVG
- the hutH gene encoding histidine ammonia-lyase, coding for MIELDGENLALEDAARVVFAGEPVRMGERARAQVARSAARVEEIVTAGVPVYGINTGFGALSTESIPGDHLRELQRNIILSHSVGVGDPLPEPAVRAMILFRINSFLKGASGIRPEPIEYLIDLLNAGIHPVVPAQGSVGSSGDLAPLAHLAAVLIGEGEATSDGSRFSGREALRRIGRRPLELGPKEGLALLNGTQYMTGVGFLVHHQGTRLLNAAVGAAALSLEGLRGFSAPFDPRLHAARPHPGQVRIAGLIRELTAGSALLDSSGGDVQDAYSLRCIPQVLGPAWEALQYLRSKLEIEINSATDNPLLFPDGVVLSGGNFHGEVIGLGLEMATLALAEVGSISERRTDRLLNSPDRGLPQFLVRERGINSGFMLAQYTAAALVSENKVLCHPALADSIPTSGGKEDHNSMAAIAAHKGLRICENLSRIVAIELLCAAQALDFQGVEKAGEGTRALHARIRERFPHLDSDQPLAPGI